The genomic DNA TTCGAGCGCAAGCGCACCGACGTCCTCCTCGAGGACGGCACCAAGCGGCTGGCCCAGCGGCCGGTCTACGTGCGGGAGGGGCGCGGCTACGGCCTCGGGTTCATGTTCGAGGAGATCGGCGGCCGCGCCACCTTCGGCCACTCCGGCGGCTACCCCGGCTTCATCTCCCGGACGTGGGCCGTTCCGGAGACCGGCGTGGTGGTGTCCGTCCTGACGAACGCGGTGGACGGGGACCCGGTGACGCTGGGACGCTCCCTCTTCGCGCTCGCCGACCTGGCCCTGGCGCCGGCCCACCCCTCGCTGGCGGGCGTCAAGAAGAAGGTTCTCCGCCGTTTTGACGAGTCCTTCTCCAGCCTGTGGGGCGCCACGCGCTTCGCGTTTCTGGGGCACAACATCTACGAGTTCGAGCTCGGGTATCCCGTGGACCCCAAGTCCCTCCCGTACGAGTACGTCGACGAGTCCTCCCTGCGCATGCAGGATCCGTACGGCTTCGGGGCGCACGGGGAGCTTGCGCGCTTTGAGTTCGACGACGATGGCCGCGCCGCCTCGGTCCGCACTGCGAACGGCTCCCTCATGACTCGGGGCGAATTCCTGGATCTGCCGGACCGGATGCGCCTCGGGTACACCCTCGCGGTGGACTGACCGCTGGGGCGGGGCCAGACGTCCGGGGAGAGGTGGGCCGCCCTGGGAGAGGGGTAACTCTGGCTTCGTCATGACCTCCCCCAGTCGGGATGACGTGGCTTGTTAGGGTGGCTCTGTCGAGCGCGACGTCAGTCCAGAAGGGGGATTGTCGATGAAAAATGTCGGTCTCATTGTCGTTCTGATTCTCGGATTGGCGACGCTAATTCTTCGGTCGACCGGAATCATTGAGGAGGGCACATCGAATGTCGTCTTCCTTGCCCTGATTGTGGTGTCCACGGTTCTGGGTGTCTGGCGGGCTAAGTCGGATCGTCGATCCTGACGCCGCCGGCTCGTGAGCGGCAATTCTTCGTGACGGGTCAGTCTCTCCGACGAAGCCCGTCACGGTGACGCCCCCTCGTTTGGCATGCGCCCCCTGCAATGCGCGGGGCAGATGCCAAACGAGGGGGCAAAGCCGAAACGAGGGGCGAACGGCCGAGGCTGGCGGGTCCGGGCTGGAGGTGGCCCCGCCCGGCCCGGACCCGCCCGTCAGCGCGCGGCGCGCCGGGGTGCGGGTGTGCCCGAGCCGGACTGGACGTCGTCGGCCGTCCAGGTGTGGACGCCGCGGAGGTCCGGCATCTCGCTGGCGAGGAAGACCGGGTCCTGGCCGGCCCGCCGCTTGGCCTCGTAGTCCTTGAGCAGGCGCAGCGCCACGCGGCCCAGCAGCAGGATGGCCACGAGGTTGATGAGCGCCATGACGCCCATCGCCGCATCCGCGAAGTTCCAGATGACATCCACGGCCGCGAGCGAGCCGAGGAACACCGCCACCACGGCCAGGCTCCGGTACACCGCGAGCGCCACGGGGCTGTCCGTCATGAACGCCACGTTGGACTCGCCGTAGTAGTAGTTGCCGATGATCGAGCTGAACGCGAGGAGCAGGATGACGACCGCGAGCAGCGCGCCGCTCCACGCCCCGAGCGAGTCGGTCAGGGCGTGCTGCGTCAGCGCGATGCCCTTCTCGGACCCCACCGGGTTGTCCACGGAGACGAGGATGATGAACGCGGTGACCGAGCAGACGATGAACGTGTCGAAGTAGACGCCGAGCGTCTGCACGAGCCCCTGCTTGACCGGGTGCGTGACCGCCGCCGTGGCGCCTGCGTTCGGCGCGGAGCCGAGGCCGGCCTCGTTCGAGAACATGCCCCGCTTCACGCCCGTCAGGATCACCGTTCCGATGCCGCCGCCCACGGCCGCGTTGAAGTTGAACGCCTCCGTGATGATCTGTCCTAGAACCCGCGGGAGCTGGTCAAGGTGAATGACGACGACGACGAGGCCCGTGACAATGTAGACCAGCGCCATCGCGGGAACCATGGCGTTGGTGACGTTGGCGATGCGCTTGAGGCCGCCGAAGACGATGGCCCCGGTCAGCACCGCGAGGGTGGCGCCGAGCCCGACGGCGAGCGCGGTGTCCGGCGTCTTCTGGCCCATGGCCCCCGAGACGGACGCGACGATCGTGTTGGCCTGGAGGGATGAGAAGGCGAAGGGGAAGCAGATGATGAGCACGACGGCGAACGTGGTGCCGAGCCACTTCTTCCCGAGGCCGTGCTGCATGTAGTACGCGGGCCCGCCGCGGTAGGCGTCCCGGTCCCGCTCCTTGTAGAGCTGGCCGAGGGTGGACTCGATGAAGCTCGAGGCGCCTCCGATGAACGCCATGGCCCACATCCAGAACACGGCCCCGGGCCCGCCGACGGCCACCGCGGTGGCCACGCCCGCCACGTTGCCCACGCCCACGCGGGA from Falsarthrobacter nasiphocae includes the following:
- a CDS encoding alanine/glycine:cation symporter family protein — encoded protein: MNPLENQALADWLADYGTLFWTWLILPVVAAVGLYFTVRSAAVQGRMLPEMIRTLRDPALVNEDGSPKSISAFKAFTVSAASRVGVGNVAGVATAVAVGGPGAVFWMWAMAFIGGASSFIESTLGQLYKERDRDAYRGGPAYYMQHGLGKKWLGTTFAVVLIICFPFAFSSLQANTIVASVSGAMGQKTPDTALAVGLGATLAVLTGAIVFGGLKRIANVTNAMVPAMALVYIVTGLVVVVIHLDQLPRVLGQIITEAFNFNAAVGGGIGTVILTGVKRGMFSNEAGLGSAPNAGATAAVTHPVKQGLVQTLGVYFDTFIVCSVTAFIILVSVDNPVGSEKGIALTQHALTDSLGAWSGALLAVVILLLAFSSIIGNYYYGESNVAFMTDSPVALAVYRSLAVVAVFLGSLAAVDVIWNFADAAMGVMALINLVAILLLGRVALRLLKDYEAKRRAGQDPVFLASEMPDLRGVHTWTADDVQSGSGTPAPRRAAR